In Planifilum fimeticola, a genomic segment contains:
- the iolC gene encoding 5-dehydro-2-deoxygluconokinase: MVNLNLKTDRPLDLIAVGRLAIDLNAEQINRPMEDTLSFRKYVGGSPANIAIGAAQLGLQCGFIGKVSNDQMGRFILGFLKEKNIDTSGVVVDQTGAVTGLTFTEIKSPQDCSILMYRDNVADLKLDPSEVSEDYIKKTKAMLISGTALSASPSREAVFLALEYARKYDVIVFFDLDYRPYTWISDKETAIYYNLAAEKCDVIIGTRDEFDMLEQFEREKKTDQEIARKWFGHRAKIVVIKHGSQGSITYTKDGRSYTGGVFKTKVLKTFGAGDGYASAFIYGLLKGWEISRAIEYGSASAAIVISRHSCSEAMPTKAELDQFVKTAEKVNP; the protein is encoded by the coding sequence GTGGTTAACTTAAATCTCAAGACGGATCGACCGCTTGATCTGATTGCCGTTGGCCGACTTGCTATCGACCTGAACGCTGAGCAGATCAATCGTCCCATGGAAGATACTTTGTCCTTTAGAAAATATGTTGGTGGTTCACCGGCCAATATTGCTATCGGCGCTGCGCAACTTGGACTTCAGTGCGGTTTTATCGGTAAGGTTTCCAACGACCAGATGGGACGGTTCATCTTGGGCTTTCTGAAAGAGAAAAACATTGATACGTCGGGAGTCGTGGTGGATCAAACTGGAGCCGTTACCGGGCTTACTTTTACAGAAATCAAGAGCCCGCAGGATTGCAGCATATTGATGTACCGGGACAACGTGGCCGATTTGAAGCTGGATCCCTCGGAGGTTTCTGAGGACTATATCAAAAAGACGAAAGCGATGCTGATCTCCGGAACAGCTTTGTCTGCGAGCCCGTCTCGTGAAGCCGTTTTTCTCGCTTTGGAATATGCCCGCAAATATGATGTCATCGTGTTTTTTGACCTCGATTACCGTCCCTATACCTGGATCTCCGACAAGGAGACCGCCATCTACTACAATCTGGCGGCGGAAAAATGCGATGTGATCATCGGGACAAGAGACGAATTTGATATGTTGGAGCAGTTTGAAAGGGAAAAGAAGACGGATCAGGAAATAGCAAGGAAATGGTTCGGCCATCGTGCAAAAATCGTGGTGATCAAGCACGGGTCTCAAGGTTCGATCACCTATACCAAGGATGGCCGTTCCTATACCGGCGGTGTTTTCAAGACTAAAGTATTGAAAACATTTGGCGCCGGAGACGGTTATGCGTCCGCATTTATCTACGGACTGTTAAAAGGTTGGGAAATTTCGCGAGCCATCGAGTATGGCAGCGCTTCGGCGGCGATTGTCATCTCCAGGCACAGCTGTTCCGAAGCCATGCCGACGAAGGCGGAGTTGGATCAGTTTGTCAAGACGGCCGAAAAGGTGAATCCGTGA
- the iolB gene encoding 5-deoxy-glucuronate isomerase, with protein sequence MPDLHLKPHDPDQDGKILSVTPESAGWKYVGFEVYSLKKGQRLKRETGKNEVCLVLLSGKATVRTGRKRFQEIGKRMSVFEKIPPYSVYIPNDDRYEVEALTDLELAVCMAPGKGTYEARLIPPEDVRQSDRGSGKMYRRIHDILPEDNEADSLLVVEVFTPDGNTSSYPPHKHDRDNLPHESYLEETYYHELNPRQGFAFQRIYNDDRSLDETICVENRDVVLVPEGYHPFTAVPGYESYYLNVMAGPVRTWKFRNAPEHEWLFEK encoded by the coding sequence ATGCCTGATCTGCATTTGAAGCCGCACGATCCGGATCAGGACGGCAAAATCTTGAGCGTCACGCCGGAATCGGCGGGATGGAAGTATGTGGGGTTTGAGGTTTACTCCTTGAAAAAGGGCCAACGGCTCAAGAGGGAAACCGGAAAAAATGAAGTATGTCTCGTTTTGTTGTCCGGGAAAGCGACGGTTCGAACCGGCAGAAAACGCTTTCAAGAGATCGGCAAGCGGATGAGCGTGTTCGAAAAAATCCCCCCTTATTCGGTTTACATTCCCAACGATGACCGCTACGAAGTTGAAGCGCTGACCGATCTGGAACTTGCCGTATGCATGGCTCCCGGCAAGGGAACCTACGAGGCTCGTTTGATTCCGCCGGAGGATGTCAGGCAGTCCGATCGCGGTTCCGGAAAAATGTACCGAAGGATCCATGACATCCTGCCGGAGGACAATGAAGCTGACAGCCTCCTGGTGGTCGAAGTATTTACACCCGATGGCAACACGTCGAGTTATCCGCCCCACAAGCATGATCGAGATAATCTTCCGCATGAGTCCTATTTGGAAGAAACCTATTATCACGAACTGAATCCCAGGCAGGGGTTTGCATTTCAGCGGATTTACAACGACGATCGTTCCCTGGATGAGACGATCTGCGTTGAAAACCGCGATGTGGTCCTTGTTCCGGAGGGCTACCATCCCTTTACCGCTGTGCCCGGATATGAATCATACTATTTGAATGTCATGGCCGGACCGGTCAGAACGTGGAAATTCCGGAATGCACCGGAACATGAATGGCTCTTTGAGAAATGA
- the iolG gene encoding inositol 2-dehydrogenase, translated as MKRITVGVVGAGRIGKLHINNIKNMPHVRLKTVSDIYAEGLKDWFMTSGAEKLTEDYRELVNDPEIDAVFICTSTDTHVEIILEAANAGKHIFCEKPISFSEEETLKAYEAVQKAGIKFQVGFNRRYDRNFYKVKQLVEEKIIGDLHVLKITSRDPNPPSLDYVSRSGGIFMDMTIHDFDMARYISGSEVEEVYAQGATLIDPKIGELGDVDTAIITLKFANGAMGVIDNSRQAVYGYDQRLEAFGSKGSAQVNNETESRVDLLSKNGVTGDNPLYFFLERYNDAFIREVEEFLDAIMYNKEIRTTFKDGIMAQRIAQAAKESLESRRPASVEILD; from the coding sequence ATGAAAAGAATCACGGTTGGAGTAGTCGGAGCAGGAAGGATCGGGAAGTTGCATATAAACAATATAAAAAACATGCCTCATGTCAGGTTGAAAACAGTTTCCGATATTTATGCCGAGGGTCTGAAAGACTGGTTTATGACAAGCGGCGCGGAGAAGTTGACTGAAGATTATCGGGAACTGGTAAACGACCCTGAAATTGATGCCGTGTTTATCTGCACATCCACCGATACGCATGTGGAGATCATCCTGGAGGCAGCCAATGCCGGAAAACATATTTTTTGCGAGAAGCCGATCAGCTTTTCCGAGGAAGAGACACTGAAAGCGTATGAAGCCGTGCAAAAAGCAGGGATCAAGTTTCAGGTGGGATTTAACAGGAGATATGACAGAAACTTTTACAAAGTAAAACAGTTGGTGGAAGAGAAGATTATCGGGGACTTGCATGTTTTGAAAATCACCTCAAGGGATCCGAACCCCCCTTCGTTGGACTATGTGTCGAGGTCAGGAGGCATTTTCATGGATATGACCATCCATGATTTTGACATGGCACGCTACATTTCGGGTTCGGAAGTAGAAGAAGTGTATGCTCAGGGAGCTACTTTGATTGATCCGAAGATAGGTGAGCTGGGTGATGTGGATACGGCGATCATTACACTGAAATTTGCAAATGGCGCGATGGGGGTCATCGACAACAGCCGTCAAGCAGTATACGGATATGATCAGCGCCTTGAAGCCTTCGGTTCCAAGGGGTCGGCACAAGTGAACAATGAGACCGAATCCCGAGTGGATCTGTTGTCGAAAAACGGGGTAACGGGAGACAATCCGCTGTATTTCTTCCTGGAAAGATACAATGATGCGTTTATCAGGGAAGTGGAAGAGTTTTTGGATGCGATCATGTACAACAAGGAAATCAGAACCACCTTCAAAGATGGGATTATGGCGCAGAGGATCGCCCAAGCCGCCAAAGAATCCTTGGAAAGCCGACGGCCGGCATCGGTTGAGATCCTGGATTGA
- a CDS encoding solute:sodium symporter family transporter has protein sequence MVYFSVLSFVLIIAAVWFFAYKKSRVVDNTSSEGYFLGGRSLTAVTIAGSILMTNLSTEQIVGQNGQSYMSGMEVMAWEVTAAIAIVMLALVFLPKYLKYGVDTISDFIERRYDTTTKRIVSVLFIFTYMISFLPVVLYSGSLVFNKIFNVSEAMGIDQLMAVALIAAAIGIIGLLYLLMGGLSLGAFSDAVYGIGLLIGGLSIPVLGLMILGDGSLLGGLDVVRTNTPEKLNSIGAIDSDIVPWPTLFFGMFFNNLFYWCTNQMIIQKTLAGRNLKEGQKGAMYVGFFKIIGALFLVFPGIVAYNIFGDSLSNPDDAYPSLLTAVLPEWAYGIFGAVIFGAILSSFVGALNATATLFTLDFYKPLLRKNATDKQVARAGKIVTVIVGTVSILIAPLISFAPAGLYHVVQQFNGLYSMPLLAIVVLGFYSKYVSAFGAKVTFIFHVVAYALASFFLSHIHYLYTLSVLFLVDVFILWMIGRIKPLEQPFEFQEGHHKVDLTPWKHVRWVSALVVITVLATYLTFSPLGLAK, from the coding sequence TTGGTTTATTTTTCTGTTTTGTCTTTCGTCCTGATTATCGCTGCAGTCTGGTTCTTTGCCTACAAAAAGAGCCGTGTCGTGGATAATACCAGCTCAGAGGGATACTTTCTCGGCGGTCGAAGTTTGACAGCGGTTACAATCGCGGGTTCAATTCTCATGACCAATCTGTCCACGGAGCAAATCGTCGGACAGAACGGCCAAAGTTATATGTCCGGGATGGAAGTGATGGCCTGGGAGGTCACTGCTGCAATCGCCATTGTTATGTTGGCGCTTGTATTTTTGCCGAAGTATCTGAAGTATGGTGTGGATACGATTTCCGACTTTATTGAAAGGCGCTATGATACAACCACAAAGAGGATTGTTTCTGTTCTGTTTATTTTTACTTATATGATTTCCTTTTTGCCGGTGGTCTTGTATTCGGGATCGCTCGTTTTCAACAAGATTTTCAATGTGAGTGAGGCAATGGGGATTGATCAGCTGATGGCTGTCGCCCTCATTGCTGCGGCTATAGGGATTATCGGCCTCCTGTATTTGCTCATGGGTGGGTTGTCGTTGGGGGCTTTCAGTGATGCCGTCTATGGAATCGGTTTGTTGATCGGCGGGCTGTCCATCCCGGTGTTGGGGCTGATGATTCTGGGTGATGGGAGTTTGCTTGGAGGCCTTGATGTTGTCAGAACTAATACGCCGGAAAAGTTGAACTCAATCGGAGCCATCGACTCCGACATCGTTCCCTGGCCCACGCTATTCTTCGGCATGTTCTTCAACAATCTGTTTTACTGGTGTACAAACCAGATGATTATTCAGAAGACATTGGCCGGAAGAAACCTGAAAGAAGGCCAGAAAGGAGCTATGTATGTCGGTTTTTTCAAGATTATAGGTGCCCTGTTCTTGGTATTTCCGGGGATTGTCGCATATAACATATTCGGAGATTCGCTTTCCAATCCCGATGATGCTTATCCCAGCTTGCTCACCGCAGTGTTGCCCGAATGGGCTTACGGCATTTTTGGTGCTGTCATTTTTGGCGCGATTCTGAGTTCCTTCGTAGGTGCTTTGAATGCCACGGCAACCTTGTTCACATTGGATTTTTACAAGCCTTTACTCAGAAAAAATGCGACGGACAAACAAGTGGCAAGAGCAGGGAAGATTGTAACCGTGATCGTCGGTACGGTGTCGATACTAATCGCCCCCTTGATTTCGTTTGCCCCTGCCGGGCTGTACCATGTCGTACAGCAATTTAACGGTTTGTACAGCATGCCGCTTTTGGCAATTGTCGTCCTCGGTTTTTATTCGAAGTATGTAAGCGCATTCGGTGCCAAAGTAACTTTTATTTTCCACGTTGTGGCCTATGCACTTGCGAGTTTCTTCTTGTCTCACATTCATTACCTTTACACATTGAGTGTTCTGTTTTTGGTGGACGTGTTCATCCTGTGGATGATTGGAAGAATCAAACCGCTTGAACAACCCTTCGAGTTTCAGGAAGGGCATCATAAAGTGGATCTAACCCCGTGGAAACATGTCAGATGGGTTAGCGCTCTGGTCGTGATCACTGTTCTTGCGACATACCTGACTTTTTCTCCCCTGGGACTTGCCAAATAA
- a CDS encoding SRPBCC family protein, whose amino-acid sequence METYELEVSKMIKADPERVYRVLSDYQNEHPNILPKPYFSNVEVERGGIGAGTVVKVQMKVMGTVQHFRLTVSEPRPGREIREEDPEAGIKTIFTLEPGPDRDRCQVTLKTLWQKKKGMRGLLERLLNPLIIRPIYVKELNLLEAYCEEKLT is encoded by the coding sequence ATGGAAACCTATGAACTGGAAGTATCCAAGATGATCAAAGCCGATCCGGAACGGGTATACCGTGTATTGTCTGATTACCAAAACGAACATCCCAACATTTTACCGAAACCCTACTTTTCCAATGTCGAAGTGGAAAGGGGCGGCATCGGAGCGGGGACGGTCGTAAAGGTTCAAATGAAAGTGATGGGTACGGTTCAACATTTCCGATTGACGGTATCGGAACCCCGGCCGGGAAGAGAAATCCGCGAGGAGGACCCCGAAGCCGGAATCAAGACGATTTTTACCTTGGAGCCCGGCCCGGATCGTGATCGTTGTCAAGTAACCTTGAAAACCCTTTGGCAAAAGAAAAAGGGAATGAGAGGTCTGTTGGAGAGACTGCTCAATCCACTGATTATCCGACCCATCTATGTAAAGGAACTGAATCTGTTGGAAGCCTATTGCGAAGAAAAGCTAACTTAA
- a CDS encoding TcaA 3rd/4th domain-containing protein, translating into MNTKDSKPFNREKAFLGKHKGIAVLAVIAVLAIVGTSIAFAAADGPEDVVRKFEEAVHNNDVDVLEKIVSPDDERMEIDRERLAQFLQLMHKDRGYREATMSLLHSQLAMYQSDGNEIYGSDALAWVDYYLKKEEGVLFDSYSIGVRPYFLHIKTNKSGGTVKVDGETVLTSKEGDAKMLGPLMPGEYEVEGTKKYSYAVVKSAKKVKLFAREDGQAEVQVDLTGEYIQLRSGFKDTRVIVNGKPINKTVEEVSKFGPVSRDGSITLQGEGEFPWGTSRSDKIKVAENMIAVDLTPKPYADKKGRDRIVKTINTFFKEWFAAKQRQDASILTVAGDDLKRELVRDIETKKSLVESWGKEPFNGVVLGTRIDFDGLRLEYTDDHYVVQIPVELHSRHNDYPGEKMREEFDERWLVLRYDENGKRWLVHSEEILMGDYFKGKNTVKTEFK; encoded by the coding sequence GTGAATACGAAAGATTCCAAACCCTTTAACCGGGAAAAGGCTTTTTTAGGAAAGCACAAAGGGATTGCCGTTCTGGCCGTAATTGCGGTTTTGGCGATTGTCGGGACATCCATTGCGTTTGCTGCAGCGGACGGACCCGAGGATGTGGTCCGCAAGTTCGAGGAAGCGGTACATAACAACGATGTGGACGTTCTGGAGAAGATCGTGTCGCCGGACGACGAACGGATGGAAATCGATCGCGAGCGCCTCGCCCAGTTTCTTCAGCTGATGCATAAGGACAGGGGTTACCGGGAGGCGACCATGTCCCTGCTGCATTCCCAATTGGCAATGTATCAGTCTGATGGAAATGAGATTTACGGATCGGATGCATTGGCCTGGGTGGATTATTACTTGAAGAAGGAGGAAGGGGTCCTGTTCGATTCCTATTCTATCGGCGTTCGCCCGTACTTCCTGCACATCAAGACAAATAAATCGGGCGGGACGGTGAAAGTGGATGGAGAGACGGTTCTCACTTCCAAAGAGGGAGACGCCAAGATGCTGGGGCCGTTGATGCCCGGGGAATACGAAGTCGAAGGCACGAAGAAATATTCCTATGCGGTGGTGAAAAGTGCCAAGAAGGTAAAACTGTTTGCCCGTGAGGATGGGCAGGCGGAAGTGCAGGTGGATTTGACCGGCGAGTATATCCAACTGAGGTCCGGCTTCAAGGATACCCGGGTGATTGTCAATGGAAAACCGATCAATAAAACGGTCGAGGAAGTCAGCAAGTTCGGGCCGGTATCTCGGGACGGTTCGATCACCCTTCAGGGAGAGGGGGAATTTCCCTGGGGCACGTCCAGAAGCGACAAAATCAAAGTGGCCGAGAACATGATCGCCGTGGATCTTACTCCCAAGCCCTACGCGGACAAAAAAGGCAGGGACCGGATTGTGAAGACGATCAACACCTTTTTCAAGGAATGGTTCGCGGCAAAGCAAAGGCAGGACGCTTCCATCCTGACCGTCGCGGGGGACGATCTAAAAAGGGAGCTGGTCAGGGACATCGAGACCAAAAAGTCTTTGGTGGAATCCTGGGGGAAAGAACCGTTCAACGGTGTTGTCCTGGGAACGAGGATCGACTTTGACGGTCTGAGGTTAGAATACACGGACGATCATTATGTGGTCCAAATCCCGGTGGAGTTACATTCGAGGCACAATGACTACCCCGGGGAGAAGATGCGAGAGGAATTTGATGAGAGATGGTTGGTGCTCCGTTACGATGAGAACGGGAAACGGTGGCTGGTTCATTCCGAGGAAATTTTGATGGGGGATTATTTCAAGGGAAAAAACACGGTCAAAACCGAATTTAAGTGA
- a CDS encoding carbohydrate kinase family protein, with product MITVIGDMMLDILVRQDTVHYATDSEGDVDLRAGGQGGNVAAWIAACGEQSHLIGKVGDDPFGAYLIGEAEKRGVKCSVTPHPGEKTGRILVMVDRNGERSMIVDRGANRLLSEADIQGIEDSRLLYISGYTFYVKETRDAAQYAKREAGRRGIPVAVDPSSLYHLRFEKTGFISFLEGTTFLFPNYEEGKALTGEEEPARIVESLRRWVPHPVLKLGEKGCMLFADGIIVHVPAPSAEPVDSTGAGDAFAGAFMAEYQRTSSVLKAAQYAVGVAARVVQRVGGQPEIK from the coding sequence ATGATCACTGTGATTGGCGACATGATGCTGGATATCCTCGTCCGACAGGATACCGTCCATTATGCGACCGACTCAGAAGGGGATGTCGACCTCCGTGCGGGAGGGCAGGGCGGCAATGTAGCGGCATGGATTGCGGCGTGCGGAGAGCAGAGCCACCTGATCGGCAAGGTGGGGGATGATCCCTTCGGCGCTTATCTGATCGGGGAAGCCGAGAAACGGGGAGTGAAATGCTCCGTCACGCCCCATCCCGGTGAGAAGACCGGCAGGATTCTCGTGATGGTGGATCGGAACGGGGAACGATCCATGATCGTGGACCGGGGAGCAAATCGGTTGCTCAGCGAGGCGGACATTCAGGGAATCGAAGACAGCCGGCTGCTCTATATTTCCGGTTACACCTTCTACGTGAAGGAGACCCGGGACGCCGCCCAATACGCCAAAAGGGAAGCGGGAAGGCGGGGAATTCCCGTCGCCGTCGACCCGAGTTCGCTGTATCATCTCAGGTTTGAAAAAACGGGATTTATATCCTTTTTGGAAGGTACCACCTTTCTTTTTCCGAACTACGAAGAAGGGAAGGCTCTTACGGGAGAGGAAGAGCCGGCGAGGATTGTGGAATCGCTTCGTCGGTGGGTTCCTCATCCCGTACTCAAACTGGGTGAAAAGGGCTGCATGCTGTTTGCGGACGGAATCATCGTTCACGTTCCGGCTCCATCGGCGGAGCCCGTCGATTCAACGGGGGCCGGCGATGCCTTTGCCGGGGCGTTTATGGCCGAATATCAAAGGACAAGCTCCGTTTTGAAAGCGGCCCAATACGCTGTGGGGGTCGCGGCCCGGGTGGTTCAACGCGTCGGCGGCCAGCCCGAAATCAAATGA
- a CDS encoding VanZ family protein, whose protein sequence is MRIDIESIMPLASVILIPLLICLIPFREMSVDYLLSIQGIGNIALGIPFGFGLPFLVESDFRSILRRGLFFTLSIELVQLVISLSYGFPYRTVDINDVMLNLSGVMIGFALFCFFSRFAAGVRRQGRCVTEAKRDNQSRAE, encoded by the coding sequence GTGAGAATCGATATCGAAAGCATCATGCCGCTTGCGTCCGTTATTCTAATTCCCCTTCTAATCTGCCTGATTCCTTTCCGGGAAATGTCCGTTGACTATTTGCTGTCGATCCAAGGTATCGGAAATATTGCTCTTGGGATCCCGTTTGGATTCGGACTGCCGTTTCTCGTTGAAAGTGATTTCAGGTCCATTTTGCGGCGGGGACTATTTTTTACGCTTTCGATCGAGCTTGTGCAGTTGGTGATTTCCTTATCGTACGGATTTCCCTACAGAACCGTTGACATCAACGATGTGATGTTGAACCTTTCGGGTGTAATGATCGGATTTGCGCTGTTTTGCTTTTTCTCCAGGTTTGCTGCCGGTGTCCGTAGGCAGGGGAGATGCGTTACAGAAGCAAAGCGAGACAATCAAAGCAGGGCTGAGTAA
- a CDS encoding amino acid permease, which produces MGRRKIREEELARGLNDRHIQLIAIGGAIGVGLFLGSAQAIQLAGPAILLAYAIGGMIMFFLMRALGELALYKPVAGSFSTYASEFIAPWVGFVTGWNYWIVWVVTGMAEITAVGVYVRYWFPEIPQWIPALGALLGVYIINIIAVKLFGEFEFWFAMIKVVTIIALIVIGLVIMFTGWGNGGQIVGFSNLWTHGGFVPHGVTGILLSLQMVMFSFLGMELIGVTAGEAKDPEITLPRAINATIWRILLFYIGALAVILSLYPWNIIDGNTSPFVLTFAKVGIPAAAGIINFVVLTAALSSCNSGVFSTGRMIYTLAVHGQAPQMFSRLSSRKVPVRGLTLSAVVMLIGVLLNYVIPEKAFIYITSVATFGALWTWGIIVYAHLNYRRKRGVQVEFKMPGYPYTNWITLLFMVMVAVLLGFNSETRIALIVGPIWILILIVSYQFVKKYHRDGSRPGS; this is translated from the coding sequence ATGGGTCGACGGAAGATTCGAGAAGAAGAATTAGCCAGAGGATTAAACGATCGTCATATCCAGTTGATTGCCATCGGAGGGGCCATCGGAGTCGGCCTTTTTTTGGGTTCGGCGCAGGCGATCCAATTGGCGGGACCCGCAATCCTTCTTGCCTATGCCATCGGCGGGATGATCATGTTTTTCTTGATGAGGGCACTGGGCGAGCTTGCGCTGTATAAGCCCGTCGCCGGATCCTTCAGTACCTATGCGAGCGAGTTTATCGCTCCTTGGGTTGGATTTGTTACGGGATGGAATTACTGGATTGTGTGGGTCGTCACAGGGATGGCGGAAATCACTGCCGTGGGGGTGTATGTTCGCTACTGGTTCCCGGAAATTCCCCAATGGATCCCCGCTTTGGGAGCGCTTTTGGGAGTCTACATCATCAATATCATCGCCGTAAAGCTGTTCGGCGAGTTCGAATTCTGGTTTGCCATGATCAAAGTGGTGACGATCATCGCGCTGATTGTCATCGGCTTGGTCATCATGTTCACGGGGTGGGGAAATGGAGGTCAAATCGTCGGTTTCTCCAACCTGTGGACACACGGGGGGTTTGTGCCCCACGGGGTGACGGGGATCTTATTGTCGTTGCAAATGGTGATGTTCAGTTTTTTGGGGATGGAATTGATAGGGGTTACCGCCGGTGAAGCGAAGGATCCCGAAATCACCCTGCCCAGGGCCATCAACGCCACGATTTGGCGAATACTCCTTTTCTACATCGGTGCGTTGGCGGTCATCCTGTCCCTGTACCCGTGGAACATCATCGACGGGAACACCAGTCCCTTCGTGTTGACCTTCGCCAAAGTGGGGATCCCGGCGGCCGCGGGCATTATCAACTTTGTGGTGTTAACGGCCGCTTTGTCTTCCTGTAACAGCGGTGTATTCAGCACCGGACGGATGATTTACACATTGGCGGTTCATGGCCAGGCGCCGCAAATGTTTTCCCGCTTAAGCTCCCGCAAAGTGCCCGTCCGGGGGCTCACCTTGTCCGCAGTGGTGATGCTGATCGGGGTGCTGCTCAACTATGTCATTCCGGAAAAAGCGTTTATCTACATTACAAGCGTGGCCACTTTCGGAGCCTTGTGGACGTGGGGAATCATCGTTTACGCCCATTTGAATTATCGGCGAAAAAGGGGCGTCCAGGTTGAATTCAAAATGCCCGGGTATCCCTATACGAACTGGATCACCCTGCTCTTCATGGTGATGGTGGCCGTCCTTTTGGGCTTCAACAGTGAGACGCGGATTGCTTTGATCGTCGGGCCGATCTGGATACTTATTCTGATTGTCAGTTACCAGTTTGTGAAGAAATATCATCGCGATGGATCGAGGCCCGGTTCGTGA